The DNA region CCAGGGCCAGCAGTGTCGCGGTGGCCCGGAGTGTCCACCGGTGCTGACGTACGACGACGCGGGCGGGTCCGTACGGATCTGGCCGGTCCGGTCCGGTCCGGGGCGGTTCGGATCGGGGCGGTTCGGACCGCCGCGGGGCGAGGGTGCTCATACGGCGGCCACCGCCTCGTCGGCGCCGGCGTGTGCGCTCGGGGTGAGCAGCGGCGGGGCGGCGGGGGAGCGGAGGTGGGCCAGCAGCAGCTCCTCCAGGGACGGTTCGACGGCGTTCCAGGTACCGGTGTCCACCGGCCCCTCCCTCCGGATCAGGGCGCTGAGCTGACGCCCCGTCGTGCGGGACTCGATGACCGTGTGCGGGGCGAGGTCGCGGACCTGCCCGGTGACCAGGGCGTGCGCGGCGACGATGTCGTCGCACTCGCCGCCGAGCCGGACCCGACCGCCGTCGACGAGCAGCAGGTAGTCGCAGGCGCCCTCCAGCTCGGTGAGGATGTGCGAGGACATCACGATGGTGGTGGAGTGCTCGGCGGCCTCGGCCATCAGGACGCCCATCAGCTGGTGCCGGGCGAGCGGGTCGAGGTCGGCCATCGGCTCGTCCAGCAGCATCAGTTCGGGCCTCTTGCCCAGCGCGAGGGCGAGGGCCAGCCGGGTGCGCTGTCCGCCGGAGAGGGAGCGGACCCTGGCGTCCTGGGGGAGCGGGGCGGCGATGCGGTCGGCGGCGTCCCGGTCCCAGGTCGCCGGGTTGAGCTCGCGGCCCGCCCACAGCGTGTCGGCGACGGTGAGCTGCGGGTACAGGGGCTTGTCCTGGGAGACGTACGCGATGCGGTGCCGGACGTCCGAGCGGTTCGTGGAGCCCAGGACGCGGAGCGTGCCCTCGGTCGGCCTCAGCAGCCCCGCCGCGAGGGTGAGCAGGGTGGACTTCCCCGCGCCGTTGGGCCCGACGAGGGCGCAGATCCGGCCGGCGGGCAGTCGGAACGAGCAGTCGCGCAGCGCCCGGCCGCGCTTGCGCTCATAGGTCATACCGAGGCCGTCGGCCTCGATGGCGGCGCTTGTCATGAGTGCGGGTCCCCCTTGAAGGTGCTGTCCAGTACGGCGGTGAAGAGCGCGTTCACGTCGTCCCTGTCGAGTCCGGCCGCCCGGGCCCTGCGGGTCCAGTCGGCAAGCTCCTCGCGCAGGGGGGCGTCGACGGTGGCCGCCGCGCCGCCGAGCGTGCGGCGCACGAAGGTGCCCAGGCCCCGGCGGGCCTCGACGAGCCCTTCGCGTTCGAGCTCGCGGTAGGCCTTGAGCACGGTGTTGGGGTTGATGGCCGTGGCCTCGACGACCTCGCGAGCGGTGGGCAGCCGGTCGCCCGGCTCCAGAACGCCCAGCCGGAGCGCCTGTTTGGTCTGGAGCACGATCTGCAGGTAGGTGGCGACGCCGCTGCGCCGGTCGATGCGGAACTCGACCGCTGCGGACTCTGCCATGTGCACCACCCTTTCACTAATTGAGTAGTGAAAGGGTGGCCTAAGGCAGGGGCGGCGTCAAGTCACGCCGCCCCTCGCCGTGTCGGAGGTACCGGTGGGCCGTGCGGCCCCTCAGGACTTCCTCAGGATTCCGTGCGGTACGTCAGGACTCCGTGCGGTACATCAGGTCGGTCTCGTACGTCGTGAAGCCCATCTGCTCGTACACCGACAGGGCGGCCGGGTTGTCGGCGTCGACGTAGAGCATCGCGGTCGGCAGGCCCTCGGAGGCCAGGTGGCGCAGGCCGATCGCGGTGAGCGCCTTGCCGAGGCCGCCCCCCTGGGCGTCCGGGCGGATGCCGACGACGTACACCTCACCGAGCTGCTCCGCGGCGTGCACCTTGGTCCAGTGGAAGCCGATGATCTCGCCGTCCCGCTCGGCGAGGAAGAAGCCCTTCGGGTCGAACCAGGGCTCGGCCTCGCGGTCGTCGAGGTCCCGCTGGGTGAGGGAGCCCTGTTCGGGGTGGTGGGCGAAGGCGGCGCTGTTGGCCGCGAGCCAGGCGGCGTCGTCCCGTCCGGGAACGAAGGTGCGGATGGTGACCCCCGGTGGAAGCGTCGGCTCGGCGATGTCGAGGGAATCCAACGGGCGGCGGAGCTGGCGCAGTTCACGGAAGAGGGAGAGGCCCAGGACCTGTGCGAGGTGCCGGGCGGCGGT from Streptomyces sp. NBC_01754 includes:
- the mshD gene encoding mycothiol synthase gives rise to the protein MTTDAPLPSPGREIETLDALSPEQAGAVLALLEEAAGTDGRQAVSEQGRLLLRGGHREGVRHFLLTADGTLAGYAQLEDTDPVEAPAAELVVHPSHRGRGHGRALGAALLAATGKRLRVWAHGGGTAARHLAQVLGLSLFRELRQLRRPLDSLDIAEPTLPPGVTIRTFVPGRDDAAWLAANSAAFAHHPEQGSLTQRDLDDREAEPWFDPKGFFLAERDGEIIGFHWTKVHAAEQLGEVYVVGIRPDAQGGGLGKALTAIGLRHLASEGLPTAMLYVDADNPAALSVYEQMGFTTYETDLMYRTES
- a CDS encoding GntR family transcriptional regulator; the encoded protein is MAESAAVEFRIDRRSGVATYLQIVLQTKQALRLGVLEPGDRLPTAREVVEATAINPNTVLKAYRELEREGLVEARRGLGTFVRRTLGGAAATVDAPLREELADWTRRARAAGLDRDDVNALFTAVLDSTFKGDPHS
- a CDS encoding ABC transporter ATP-binding protein, coding for MTSAAIEADGLGMTYERKRGRALRDCSFRLPAGRICALVGPNGAGKSTLLTLAAGLLRPTEGTLRVLGSTNRSDVRHRIAYVSQDKPLYPQLTVADTLWAGRELNPATWDRDAADRIAAPLPQDARVRSLSGGQRTRLALALALGKRPELMLLDEPMADLDPLARHQLMGVLMAEAAEHSTTIVMSSHILTELEGACDYLLLVDGGRVRLGGECDDIVAAHALVTGQVRDLAPHTVIESRTTGRQLSALIRREGPVDTGTWNAVEPSLEELLLAHLRSPAAPPLLTPSAHAGADEAVAAV